Below is a genomic region from Novipirellula caenicola.
CGTGATCTGCAAATACGTCGGCGGTGCGTTTGGATCCAAGGGCTTGATGTGGCCCCACGCGTTGCTCGCATGTTTCGCAGCGAAACTGACGGACCAGCCCTGCAAGTGCGTCGTCACGCGAAGTCAACTGTATGGCGGAACAGGTCATCGCACGCCAATCCGCCAGCGTGTAGCGATCGGGGCCAACAAGGATGGAAAAATTCATTCGATCATTCACGACGGCTATGCCTCCACTGCGATCAAAGACACGTACAGCGAAGCCTTCACGATGGTGACGCGGATGATGTACGACACGGACCATTTGCGACTGGACCAGAAACAATGTCGCCTGAACTCGCAAATGCCGACATTCATGCGAGCGCCCGCGGAGACGCCTGGAATGTTTGCCTTGGAATCGGCGATCGACGAACTGGCCCAAGAACTGAAAATCGATCCGATTGAACTGCGTCGCCGCAACGAACCCGAAAAGGATATCCACTCGGGCAAACCATTTAGCAGTCGCTTGCTTCTGCAGTGCTTGGATGCGGGGGCGAAGCGTTTCGGATGGAATGATCGCGATCCTGCCCCTCGCAGCCAAAGCGAGGGCAACTGGTTGATCGGACAAGGAGTCGCAGCGGCCACTTATCCTTACTTTACCTTTCCAACCAAAGTTCGCGTGACCGTGCATGCGGACGGTCGTGTCAGAATTGACTGCTGCTCGCAAGAGATCGGAACGGGAACCCGAACCGCCCAGAGCCAGTTGCTTGCCGATATGTTGGACGTGCCTGCATCGCGAGTTTCGATGGAGCTTGGCGATACCGTGTTACCCAAAGGCGGCATCTCGGGCGGCAGCGCGACCACGGCAAGCGTCGGCGGTGCGATTCGTGATGCGGTCGAAAAGCTGAAAAGTCGATTGATAGGACTCGCCCCATCGGATTCGGCGTTGTCCGGCGTCAAAGTCGACGAGGTTCGTTTTAAAAATGGAGCGTTGGTCAGCCCAAAGGGATCAATCGCAATCGAAGATTTGCTCTCTGACGCGATGAAGGAGTCGGTCAGCGCGATGGGAGAACTGAAAGCGTCAAAGGACTCCGCTTTCTCGAAGCATTCGTTCGGGGCAACGTTTGTCGAAGTCGCTGTCGATGAAGAGCTTGGCTTGGTACGAATGCGGCGAATGTTGG
It encodes:
- a CDS encoding xanthine dehydrogenase family protein molybdopterin-binding subunit; the protein is MTNYTSLDLQGPVGKPLVRVSGREKVTGTATFTAEWPIENMLHVVAVPSTIPHGTVREIDSSDAEKMSGVRLVITPENVPEFTRVQSGSETNFATTVASSLFPAAEKEVFHAGQYMAAVVAESFTAARDAALQVKLKYETKPHVTDIDQAQADERPEKLMGAPAVITIGDAEQALQESEVVVDHEYPLIGNHHNPIEMHAAIAHWTTQNNKPFLTVYETSQSLSAAQTSYAKVFGIDPKQVRVICKYVGGAFGSKGLMWPHALLACFAAKLTDQPCKCVVTRSQLYGGTGHRTPIRQRVAIGANKDGKIHSIIHDGYASTAIKDTYSEAFTMVTRMMYDTDHLRLDQKQCRLNSQMPTFMRAPAETPGMFALESAIDELAQELKIDPIELRRRNEPEKDIHSGKPFSSRLLLQCLDAGAKRFGWNDRDPAPRSQSEGNWLIGQGVAAATYPYFTFPTKVRVTVHADGRVRIDCCSQEIGTGTRTAQSQLLADMLDVPASRVSMELGDTVLPKGGISGGSATTASVGGAIRDAVEKLKSRLIGLAPSDSALSGVKVDEVRFKNGALVSPKGSIAIEDLLSDAMKESVSAMGELKASKDSAFSKHSFGATFVEVAVDEELGLVRMRRMLGCYSCGTILNKKTGRSQFIGGMIMGIGHALQEATHWDHRLGRITNDNLAEYHIPVNADIPEIDIMWIDTADYDASPIGAKGIGEISITGVAAAVANAVHHATGKRIRSLPITPEKVMV